In Heyndrickxia vini, the sequence AAGCGACGAGCATCCTTGGTTTATTGAATCTAGATCTTCATTAAATAACCCGAAACGTGATTGGTATATTTGGCGCGATGGGAAGAACGGGAAAGAACCGAACAACTGGGAAAGTATTTTCGGTGGCTCTGCTTGGAAGTATGATGAGACGACCAATCAATATTTTCTTCATATTTTTTCTACAAAACAACCAGACTTAAATTGGGAAAATAAAGATGTGAGAAATGCGCTTTATGAAATGATGAATTGGTGGTTAGATAAGGGAATTGACGGATTTCGGGTGGATGCGATCAGTCATATTAAAAAAGAAGAAGGACTTCATGACATGCCTAATCCGGAAGGGCTGCAGTATGTTTCATCCTTTGATAAGCATATGAATGTGAAGGGGATTCAACCGTTTTTAGAGGAATTAAAGGAAGAAACCTTTTCAAAATACGATATTATGACCGTAGGCGAAGCAAATGGTGTTGGAATAGATGAAGCCGATGGATGGGTAGGGGAAGACAATGGGAAATTTAATATGGTCTTCCAATTTGAACACCTTGGTTTATGGGATGCAGAGAGCAAAACAAATATTGATATTGTAGAGTTAAAAAAGATTTTAAGCAGATGGCAAAAGGGCCTTGAAAACAATGGCTGGAATGCATTGTTTATTGAAAACCATGATAAAGCACGTGTCGTTTCAACATGGGGAAATGACGGAAAGTATTGGTATGGAAGTGCGACAGCTTTAGGTGCTATGTACTTTCTAATGCAAGGCACACCATTTATTTATCAAGGACAGGAAATTGGCATGACCAATGTTAAATATGCAACGATTGATGAATATGATGATGTAGCCACGAAGAATTTATATAAAATTCGTTCGGAAGCGGGTATATCCCATGAAAAAATCATGGAAGTCATTTGGGCATCTAGTCGAGATAATTCCCGAACGCCAATGCAATGGTCGGATGACACCCATGCCGGGTTTACAACAGGTACACCATGGATGGGCGTAAATCCAAATTATCGAGAAATAAATGTAGAGAAACAACAAAAGGATCCACATTCTGTCTATCATTTTTATAAAAAAATGATTGCTCTAAAGAAAGAAAATAAAATTTTCACGTATGGAAGTTATGATTTAATCCTAGCTAACGATCCACAAATCTATGCATATACACGTACAATAGAAAACGAAAAGGTAATAGTTATTACAAATTTATCGGAACAGCCAATTGAGTATTCGTATAACCATGTTTTAAACTATAACAATCTCCTACTTCATAACTATGAGGTTACACAGCATGATACAATGACACATTTTACTTTGCAGCCATATGAGGCAAGAGTGTATAAACTATAATTTTTCTGAACATGAACTTTTAATGAGGTTCATGTTTTTTTAAATTAGGTGTTTAAATGTCTGTTATTTAAACGGTTTTGAAAGAGCCCTTCA encodes:
- a CDS encoding glycoside hydrolase family 13 protein yields the protein MKQTWWKEAVAYQIYPRSFKDSNGDGIGDLNGIISKLDYLKDLGIDVIWICPMYKSPNDDNGYDISDYQDIMDEFGTMADFDLLLEEVHKRDMKLIIDLVINHTSDEHPWFIESRSSLNNPKRDWYIWRDGKNGKEPNNWESIFGGSAWKYDETTNQYFLHIFSTKQPDLNWENKDVRNALYEMMNWWLDKGIDGFRVDAISHIKKEEGLHDMPNPEGLQYVSSFDKHMNVKGIQPFLEELKEETFSKYDIMTVGEANGVGIDEADGWVGEDNGKFNMVFQFEHLGLWDAESKTNIDIVELKKILSRWQKGLENNGWNALFIENHDKARVVSTWGNDGKYWYGSATALGAMYFLMQGTPFIYQGQEIGMTNVKYATIDEYDDVATKNLYKIRSEAGISHEKIMEVIWASSRDNSRTPMQWSDDTHAGFTTGTPWMGVNPNYREINVEKQQKDPHSVYHFYKKMIALKKENKIFTYGSYDLILANDPQIYAYTRTIENEKVIVITNLSEQPIEYSYNHVLNYNNLLLHNYEVTQHDTMTHFTLQPYEARVYKL